ACCGGCCGGTGTCTCGCGATAGGGCGACGCAAGCCGCGCAAACGAACGTCCGACGCCCGCGATCGCGGCGCGCGCGTTGCCCGGGGAGAGTCGCCCGCCGGGCGGCAGACCCGCCGCTGTGGCCTGCGTCACAGGAGCGTCGACGGTCAGGCGGCGAGAGGCACCGTCGAGGTCGTCAGCGTCACCCGCTCGACGCGGAGAAGGGTCATGTTTTCGAGGGGCTGCCATGCTCCATCCGGCTGGTCGAAACCGGAGGACGCGACGATCACGGCGTCGGCGCCGGCGCGGTAGCGAAGGTCGTAGAACGCGACGTCGGTGGCGGTCGACGGATCATCCCCGCCGCTGGTCTCGCAGAGGGAGGGCGCGCGCGTCGGGTCGTGGGCGCTGACGACGTACAACGCCTCGTTCGTCAGCAGCATGGCGTTGAGGCTGGTCGGGTTGAAGTCCCGGAAGATGCGGCGCACGACGCCGCCGACGGCGTCGTCCATCGAGGCGCCGGCCTGGAGTCGTTCTGCCACCGCGAGGAAGTAGCGCTCGCTGTCGGTGCTCCCCGTCATCTGCGCCGACCAGCCGTCGGGGAGGATGTCGTCGAGACGGTCGAACGGATGGATGGCGCCGTTGTGGGCGAAGGCCATGTCCTCGTGCACGAAGGGGTGAGTGTTGGCCGGCAGCACGGCGTGACCGGGCGTCGCCCAGCGCAGGTGCACGAAGCCAGCGTCAGCGGCCGCGCTGGAGGTGAGGCCGGCGAAGGCCGGATCCTTCGCCGCGCAGGTCGTCGAGCGTTCGACGAGGGGCGGACCGTCTGCCCCCGGCTGCGACCGACGGGCCATACCCCAGCCGTCGGCGTGCTGCCGCGAGAGGGCGACGAAGCCCTCGAGCTCCTCGCGTCCGAGCGAATCGGCGAGACTGACCGGCTGCCTCGCCACCCAGCCGAGCAGACGGCACATCAGACGTACCTGCCCATCCCACCGGCGACGTCGATGGAGCTGCCGGTGAGGTAGCTGGCGCGGTCGCTGGCGAGGAAGGCGACGATGCCGCTGACCTCATCGGCGGTGCCGAACCGACCCAGTGGCACCTCGTCTCTCACCAGTGTCGCGAAAAACTCCTCCTCGGTGGCCTCGGGCGCGCGCATGGCCTTGATGTTCTTCCACTGCGGTGTCACCACGAAGCCGATGTTGACACTGTTGACGAGGATCTTCTCCGGGCCGTACTCGAAGGCGAGCGCCTTGCTGAGGTTGAGGCAGGCCGCGCGATTGACGCTGGTGGCGAAGAACTGCGGGTTGGGATACTTGGCGTAGACCGAGTTGATGTTGATGACCCGGGGAGCGGCGCTGCGGCGGAGGTGGGGGAGGGCGGCACGGGTGCAGCGGACCTGCGAGAAGAGCTTGACGTCGAGGTCGTCCTGCCAGTCCTCATCGGCGAGCGATTCAAAATTGCCCGGGTGCGCGGCGCCGGCGTTGTTGACGAGGATGTCGATGCCGCCGAGCGCGGCGGCCGATCGCTCGACGAAATCGATGACCTGCTGTGGGTCGGTGACATCGGCCACCTCAGCGTGGATCGTCCGGCCGGCGGCTCGCAACTTCTCCGCTGCAGCCTCCACCTCGGCGGGGTTGCGCGCGCAGATGGCGACGTCGGCGCCCTCCGCCACCAACTCCTCGGCGATGGCTAGGCCGATGCCCTTGGAGCCGCCAGTGACCAGCGCGCGGCGGCCCTGCAAGTTGAGGTTCACCCTAGCCGCCGCCGCCCGGGGCCGGCGACTGGTTCCGCGCGTGCTCGAGCAGGGAGCGCCGCGGCGGGTTGAAGACGTCGATCTCGCGGCACGAGGAGTCATGCGTGCGCGCGCCGTGCGGCACCCACGCAGGAACCACGGCGACATCGCCGACGCGCATGGTGCGGACGTCGCCGTCGAGTTCGAACTCGAACTCGCCATCGAGGACGAGCACGATCTGCTCCTCCTCGTGGACGTGCATCGGTGCCTCGGTGTGCGGCTCGAAGGACACGAAGTTGACCATCGTCCGCTCGCCGAGCACCGGTCGGAAACCGAGGCCGGGCACGAACTCGACCGACTCGATGGCGTTGACGTCGACGTAGCGACCGGCCGCGGTGGGCGTGCCGCCGGCATCGATGGTGAAGTGTTGCGAACTGTTGGTCATCAGTTCTCCAGAGCTGAGGTGATCAGTGCGCCGAGGCGGCGGATCCCCTCGTCGATGTCGTCCTCGGTTGCGAGGCTGAAGGCGAGGCGCAGCTGGTTGGCGCCGCCGCCGTGCGGATAGAAGGGACGCCCCGGGACGAAGGCGACGCCCGCGTCGCGCGCGCGGGCGGCGAGGGCGGTGGTGTCGAGCCGGTCAGGGCCGGTCAGCCAGGCGAAGAATCCGCCGTGGGGGCGGGTCCAGCTGATGCCGGCGGGCATGTGGACGCCGAGCGATGCGAGGATGCGGTGGCAGCGGCGCGCGTACAGCGCGTTCGAGGCGCGCAGCTGCGTGTCCATGTGGCCGCCGCGGAGGTACTCCTCGAGGAGCCGCTGCCCGAAAGCGCCGGCACACTGGTCGGAGTTCTGCTTGGCCAGCACCATCTGCGCGATCACCTCCGCTGGCCCGGCCGCCCATCCCAGACGCACGCCGGGAAAGAAGGTCTTCGAGGTCGTGCCCGCTTGGACGACGATGTCGGGCCCCAGCGACCACAGTGTCGGCGGCCGCTCGTCGGTGAAGGTGAGGTCGCGATAGGCGACGTCCTCGATGATGAGCACCCCGTGGCGGCGGCATGCGTCGACCAGCGCCGCGCGGCGTTCCGCGGACATGGTGATCCCAGTCGGGTTCTGGTGATCTGGGATCGTGTAGACGAGCTTCGGCGTCGAGCCGGCGCGGCAGAGGCGCTCGAGCGCCGCGACGTCGATACCACCGTCGTCGACGGGCACACCGCGCACGTCCGCCTCGAAGCCGCGGAAGGCATCGATGGCGCCGAGGTATGTCGGCGCCTCGACGGCGACGCTGTCGCCTGCGTCGAGGAGCGCCTTGGCGAGGAGGCCAAGCGCGTCGATGTTACCGGAGGTGACCATGAGTTCGGCGTCGGCCGGGCGGCGGCCGTCGGTGTCGGCGAGCCGGCCGGCCAGCGCGTCACGCAGCCCGGGCAGGCCGGGGGTCGGCGAGTACTGCAGGGCCACGGCGGCGTCCTCGGCGAGCAGGCAGGTGGTGAGCTCGGCGAGGATCGCGACGGGGAAGGTCTCAGGGTCGGGGAAACCGCCGGCAAAGGTGATGAGATCGCTGCCGCTCGCTAGGGCCAGGATGGCAGCGAGTTCGCCGCTGGCGCCCCGGGTGCGCCGCGCGAAGGCCGGCGACCAGCGGGCGGGCGGAAGCGTCTGCATCCTTCGTCTCCTTGGCGAACCTTGACACTGGGTAATTGCAACCGGCAAACTTTGTCGACCTGCACGTGTGCGTCTGACAGGAATGGTCGCACAATCGCCGCCCAATGGCAACGTAACGACGCGGTATAGTTGGCGAATGGCTGAAGTGACGGCGCCTTTGTCGGGTCTCGTCGATGTGGTCGCGCGGCGGGTTGCACCCGCCGCGCTCGATGTGATCGACCTCGATCTCCTCCGGCTGCTGGCGACCGACGCCCGGATGTCCCAGCGCCGGCTGGGACGCGAGCTCGGCATGTCCGCGCCGGCGGTGGGGGAGCGGATCGCGCGCTTGGAGCGATCAGGGGTCATCCGCGGCTACACCGTCGAAATCGGCTGGGCCACGGTGGGCTACCCGGTGACCGTCTACCTTGCCATCACCGCCGTCCAGGGACATGCCCAAGCGCCCGTGGTCGAGGCGCTCTGGGCCCTGCCCGAGGTTGCCGACATCACCGTGGTCACCGGCACCATCGACCTGCTCGCCCGGCTGCTCGTGCGCGATCACAACCATCTGCGCGAACTGCTGCTGGAGAGAGTGTGGCAGATCCCGGGCGTGCAGCGCACCGAAACGCTTGTGACCTTGGCGGAGATGCAGCCGAAGTCCTTCGCCACGCAGCTCATCGATTCCATGCGCGCCGCGGTGGACGGGCGGGACAAGCAGGGAGGCACGGCGTGACCAGGGCGACCCAGCGCGAAACCACGGATCACGGCATCGGCAGTCCCGGCTTTGTGGAGAAGCACGGACTGTACAGCGAGGAACAGCGTGCGGCGGCCGGGAAAGTGGCTGCGGAGATTCGCGAGAAGATGCTTCGCACCGTCCGTGTCGTGCTCGTCGACCAGCATGGGGTGCCCCGCTCGAAGTTCCTCTCCGCCGAGGCGGCCATCGCCGCGATGCGCAACGGAGCCGACTTCTCCGGAGCCATCTACAGCCTCGACACCGCCAACAGCGTGTTCCCGCCCGCCTTCGCGGCGGGCGGCGGCTTCGGCATCGACGAGTTCACCGGCTTTCCTGACGTGCTCATCGTCCCCGACCCGGAGACGTTCCGTGTGCTGCCCTGGGCGGACCGCACCGGCTGGCTGATCTGCGACGTCTACTTCAGCAACGGTCAGCCCGTGCCGCTCGACGGCCGCGCCATCCTTCGCGAGCAGCTACGCCGGCTCGAAAAGGCGGGCTCTGCCTACATGGCCGGCCTGGAGGTGGAGTTCTACATCGTCCGCCTCGTCGACGATCGGATTGCCCTCGACCAGACGGGTATGCCGCCGGCGACGCCGACCGTCGACGTGTTCGAGCAGGGCTACCAGTTCCTGTCGGAGTCGCGGCTCGACGGCGTCGAGGCGACGATCACCGCGCTGCGCGATGGCCTGTTCGACATCGGTCTGCCGCCGCGGTCGATGGAGGACGAGTGGGGCCCGGGGCAGATGGAATTCACCTTCAGTCCGCTGCGCGGCCTTGCCGCGGCCGACGCGATGATCATGTTCCGAACCGCCACCAAGGCGATCTGCCGGCGCCGCGGCCTGCTGGCGACCTTCATGTGCCATCCCGGGTTGCCCAACTTCTTCCCGTCCGGGTGGCACCTCCACGAGTCGCTTGTCGACGCCGAAACCGGCAGAAACCTCTTTGCCTCCAACACCGAGGTGTTGTCGACGGTCGGCCGGCACTTCGTCGCTGGGCTGATCGACCACGCCAAGCCGATGACCATCTTCACCACCCCGACGATCAACGGCTACGGGCGCTTCCGGCCATACTCCTTTGCCCCCGATCGCATCTGCTGGGCGGTGGAGAACCGCGGCGCCATGGTGCGTGTC
Above is a window of Chloroflexota bacterium DNA encoding:
- a CDS encoding PLP-dependent aminotransferase family protein; the protein is MPLGGDCATIPVRRTRAGRQSLPVAITQCQGSPRRRRMQTLPPARWSPAFARRTRGASGELAAILALASGSDLITFAGGFPDPETFPVAILAELTTCLLAEDAAVALQYSPTPGLPGLRDALAGRLADTDGRRPADAELMVTSGNIDALGLLAKALLDAGDSVAVEAPTYLGAIDAFRGFEADVRGVPVDDGGIDVAALERLCRAGSTPKLVYTIPDHQNPTGITMSAERRAALVDACRRHGVLIIEDVAYRDLTFTDERPPTLWSLGPDIVVQAGTTSKTFFPGVRLGWAAGPAEVIAQMVLAKQNSDQCAGAFGQRLLEEYLRGGHMDTQLRASNALYARRCHRILASLGVHMPAGISWTRPHGGFFAWLTGPDRLDTTALAARARDAGVAFVPGRPFYPHGGGANQLRLAFSLATEDDIDEGIRRLGALITSALEN
- a CDS encoding class II glutamine amidotransferase, whose translation is MCRLLGWVARQPVSLADSLGREELEGFVALSRQHADGWGMARRSQPGADGPPLVERSTTCAAKDPAFAGLTSSAAADAGFVHLRWATPGHAVLPANTHPFVHEDMAFAHNGAIHPFDRLDDILPDGWSAQMTGSTDSERYFLAVAERLQAGASMDDAVGGVVRRIFRDFNPTSLNAMLLTNEALYVVSAHDPTRAPSLCETSGGDDPSTATDVAFYDLRYRAGADAVIVASSGFDQPDGAWQPLENMTLLRVERVTLTTSTVPLAA
- a CDS encoding glutamine synthetase, encoding MLRTVRVVLVDQHGVPRSKFLSAEAAIAAMRNGADFSGAIYSLDTANSVFPPAFAAGGGFGIDEFTGFPDVLIVPDPETFRVLPWADRTGWLICDVYFSNGQPVPLDGRAILREQLRRLEKAGSAYMAGLEVEFYIVRLVDDRIALDQTGMPPATPTVDVFEQGYQFLSESRLDGVEATITALRDGLFDIGLPPRSMEDEWGPGQMEFTFSPLRGLAAADAMIMFRTATKAICRRRGLLATFMCHPGLPNFFPSGWHLHESLVDAETGRNLFASNTEVLSTVGRHFVAGLIDHAKPMTIFTTPTINGYGRFRPYSFAPDRICWAVENRGAMVRVQGGPGDEGTHVENRLGEPSANPYLYMAANVAAGLDGITSGAEPPPPVSADPYAAEAELLPTSMSEAIAALENDTLFRREFGERFIDYYLMMKRAENARYQAAVAENPTPEGQAVSDWEMREYFEVY
- a CDS encoding cupin domain-containing protein, producing the protein MTNSSQHFTIDAGGTPTAAGRYVDVNAIESVEFVPGLGFRPVLGERTMVNFVSFEPHTEAPMHVHEEEQIVLVLDGEFEFELDGDVRTMRVGDVAVVPAWVPHGARTHDSSCREIDVFNPPRRSLLEHARNQSPAPGGGG
- a CDS encoding Lrp/AsnC family transcriptional regulator, whose protein sequence is MAEVTAPLSGLVDVVARRVAPAALDVIDLDLLRLLATDARMSQRRLGRELGMSAPAVGERIARLERSGVIRGYTVEIGWATVGYPVTVYLAITAVQGHAQAPVVEALWALPEVADITVVTGTIDLLARLLVRDHNHLRELLLERVWQIPGVQRTETLVTLAEMQPKSFATQLIDSMRAAVDGRDKQGGTA
- a CDS encoding SDR family oxidoreductase, producing the protein MNLNLQGRRALVTGGSKGIGLAIAEELVAEGADVAICARNPAEVEAAAEKLRAAGRTIHAEVADVTDPQQVIDFVERSAAALGGIDILVNNAGAAHPGNFESLADEDWQDDLDVKLFSQVRCTRAALPHLRRSAAPRVININSVYAKYPNPQFFATSVNRAACLNLSKALAFEYGPEKILVNSVNIGFVVTPQWKNIKAMRAPEATEEEFFATLVRDEVPLGRFGTADEVSGIVAFLASDRASYLTGSSIDVAGGMGRYV